In Streptomyces canus, one DNA window encodes the following:
- a CDS encoding globin domain-containing protein, giving the protein MDAPTTMSADNGASEGGGGWFTPRNQPTAAPGAEQETAEGSRLAALRPVRRPRPGNSPRSSTAIERELSEPTVVPPDTEAGRDEMTPAEEMAAPAGETQLPARPEEIRTSEEIHIPEQTSQDPSPTPAQPPEAPDDTPSADLRVPVQRSSPPQDATNPLSTNPPHSPGLSPRDQPPSPDAVRIRRTMAEVAPVAEKVTSYFYALLFVRHPDLRPMFPAAMDAQRDRLLRALLTAAEHIDNAPVLVDYLQNLGRGHRKYGTRAEHYPAVGECLIGALSKYASGIWDTETEAAWVRAYTTISQVMIDAAAADELRAPAWWYAEVVSHDLRTPDVAVVTVRPDQPYPFLAGQYTSLETPWWPRIWRHYSFASAPRSDGLLSFHVKAVPAGWVSNALVHRAHPGDIIRLGPPTGAMTVDHTTDSGLLCLGGGTGIAPIKALVEDVAEHGARRSVEVFYGARTDNDLYDIDTMLRLQQSHPWLSVRAIIDQQAHLQLPDAVREYGPWHEYDAYLSGPPGMIRSGVDTLRSIGIPSERIRHDSVEEIVLAQ; this is encoded by the coding sequence ATGGACGCTCCGACCACCATGTCGGCCGACAACGGCGCATCCGAGGGCGGGGGCGGCTGGTTCACCCCACGCAATCAGCCGACGGCGGCGCCCGGGGCCGAGCAGGAGACGGCGGAGGGAAGCAGGCTGGCCGCGCTGCGCCCGGTCCGCAGGCCCAGGCCGGGTAACTCGCCAAGGTCCTCGACGGCCATCGAACGGGAGCTGTCGGAGCCGACCGTAGTGCCGCCCGATACGGAGGCCGGCCGCGACGAAATGACACCGGCCGAGGAGATGGCCGCCCCGGCCGGCGAGACACAGCTCCCGGCACGGCCGGAGGAGATACGCACCTCGGAGGAGATACACATCCCTGAGCAGACCTCGCAGGACCCGAGTCCCACCCCCGCTCAGCCCCCGGAAGCGCCGGACGACACCCCTTCGGCGGACCTCCGAGTGCCCGTCCAGCGCTCCTCCCCGCCTCAGGACGCCACCAATCCGCTCAGTACCAACCCGCCGCATTCCCCAGGCCTGTCCCCGAGAGACCAACCGCCCTCCCCGGACGCCGTCCGTATCCGTCGGACCATGGCCGAGGTCGCTCCTGTCGCCGAGAAGGTCACGTCGTACTTCTACGCGCTGCTCTTCGTGCGCCATCCCGATCTGCGCCCGATGTTCCCCGCCGCCATGGACGCCCAGCGGGACCGGCTGCTCAGGGCACTGCTGACGGCGGCCGAGCACATCGACAACGCCCCGGTCCTGGTCGACTACCTGCAGAACCTGGGCCGGGGCCATCGCAAGTACGGCACCCGCGCCGAGCACTATCCGGCGGTCGGGGAGTGCCTCATCGGCGCGCTGAGCAAGTACGCCTCCGGCATCTGGGACACGGAGACGGAAGCGGCCTGGGTCCGGGCGTACACGACGATCTCGCAGGTGATGATCGACGCGGCGGCCGCGGACGAGCTGCGCGCCCCCGCCTGGTGGTATGCCGAGGTCGTGTCACACGACCTGAGGACCCCGGACGTCGCCGTCGTCACTGTCCGGCCCGACCAGCCCTACCCGTTCCTCGCCGGCCAGTACACCAGCCTGGAGACGCCGTGGTGGCCGCGCATATGGCGGCACTACTCCTTCGCCTCGGCGCCACGCTCGGACGGTCTGCTGTCGTTCCACGTGAAGGCCGTCCCCGCGGGCTGGGTCTCCAACGCCCTGGTGCACCGGGCCCACCCCGGCGACATCATCCGGCTCGGTCCGCCGACCGGGGCCATGACCGTGGACCACACCACCGACAGCGGACTGCTCTGTCTGGGCGGCGGCACGGGCATAGCTCCGATCAAGGCGCTGGTCGAGGACGTGGCCGAACACGGCGCGCGACGGTCGGTGGAGGTGTTCTACGGAGCCCGCACCGACAACGATTTGTACGACATCGACACGATGCTCAGGCTCCAGCAGTCCCACCCCTGGCTGTCCGTCCGCGCCATCATCGACCAGCAGGCCCATCTCCAGCTCCCGGACGCCGTACGTGAGTATGGCCCCTGGCACGAGTACGACGCCTATCTCTCGGGCCCGCCCGGCATGATCCGCAGTGGTGTGGACACGCTCAGGTCCATCGGGATCCCGTCGGAACGCATACGCCACGACTCCGTGGAGGAAATCGTTCTGGCGCAGTGA
- a CDS encoding NUDIX hydrolase: MTVRPVVKRTARAVLLDGDDLVLIKRTKPGMDPYWLTPGGGVEPTDTTVVDALHREVYEELGAKVTDVVPCFVDTVEHIGDDGGATGVKVQHFFVCHLESMDPSLRHGPEVDEPVGEYEIVRVPFTRVGIASVHLVPLSLRHYLDGNIEGVRAMHAPDLG, encoded by the coding sequence ATGACCGTCCGACCCGTGGTCAAGCGCACCGCCCGTGCCGTCCTGCTGGACGGTGACGACCTGGTCCTGATCAAGCGCACCAAGCCCGGCATGGATCCTTACTGGCTGACTCCCGGCGGTGGAGTCGAGCCGACGGACACGACCGTCGTCGACGCTCTGCACCGCGAGGTGTACGAGGAGCTCGGCGCCAAGGTCACCGACGTGGTGCCCTGCTTCGTGGACACCGTCGAGCACATCGGCGACGACGGGGGCGCTACCGGAGTGAAGGTGCAGCACTTCTTCGTCTGCCACCTGGAGTCGATGGACCCGTCCCTGCGGCACGGGCCGGAAGTGGACGAGCCCGTCGGAGAGTACGAGATCGTCCGGGTGCCGTTCACCCGCGTCGGGATCGCCTCCGTCCACCTCGTCCCGCTGTCCCTGCGGCACTATCTGGACGGCAATATCGAAGGCGTACGGGCCATGCACGCACCGGATCTGGGCTGA
- a CDS encoding LysR family transcriptional regulator, with protein MDLALLRTFVTVHRAGSFTRAAALLGLSQPAVTSQIRTLERQLGRPLFLRQARGVTPTTIGDELAHKAAPHLDALVEITETGLDDESSLRTLHLAGPPEFTAERALPALTELTGEDGQGYALRASFGNAEETLEGLAAGHHDLAITTARPRGALLTASTLCDEEHVLVAAPKWAGQIGSGEALKTVRSGKQAPAFENIPVIEVHESLPFVSRYWASVFDSRPAAPGTVVVPDLRAVLACAVAGAGLAVLPRYLCAAALERGEVVALHEPTVPPLRTYFLVVRTGTLAMPHIARAHEWLLRAAADWC; from the coding sequence ATGGATCTGGCTTTGCTGCGCACCTTTGTGACGGTGCACCGAGCCGGCTCCTTCACCCGTGCCGCCGCGCTGCTGGGCCTCTCGCAGCCGGCCGTGACCTCGCAGATCCGCACCCTGGAGCGGCAGCTGGGACGCCCCCTCTTCCTGCGACAGGCCCGCGGAGTGACCCCGACGACCATCGGCGACGAACTCGCCCACAAGGCCGCCCCTCATCTCGACGCCCTGGTGGAAATCACCGAGACCGGCCTCGACGACGAGTCGTCCCTGAGGACACTGCATCTCGCGGGGCCGCCCGAGTTCACCGCCGAGCGGGCGCTGCCCGCGCTCACCGAGCTGACCGGCGAGGACGGCCAGGGCTACGCTCTTCGGGCGTCCTTCGGGAACGCCGAGGAAACACTGGAGGGTCTGGCTGCCGGGCATCACGATCTGGCCATCACCACGGCTCGTCCACGGGGTGCGCTGCTCACGGCGAGCACGCTCTGCGACGAGGAGCACGTCCTGGTCGCCGCCCCGAAGTGGGCCGGTCAGATCGGCTCAGGGGAGGCGCTCAAGACTGTTCGGTCGGGCAAGCAAGCCCCCGCGTTCGAGAACATCCCCGTGATCGAGGTGCACGAGTCACTCCCCTTCGTTTCGCGCTACTGGGCCTCCGTCTTCGACTCCCGCCCGGCCGCACCGGGCACCGTGGTCGTCCCCGATCTGCGTGCGGTGCTCGCCTGCGCGGTCGCGGGCGCCGGGCTCGCGGTGCTGCCCCGCTATCTGTGCGCGGCAGCCCTGGAACGTGGTGAGGTCGTCGCCCTCCACGAGCCCACCGTGCCGCCTCTTCGGACGTACTTCCTGGTGGTGCGCACCGGAACGCTGGCCATGCCGCACATCGCACGGGCGCACGAGTGGTTACTGCGGGCGGCTGCCGACTGGTGTTGA
- a CDS encoding cystathionine gamma-lyase → MSDRAADKGEGTRAVRAGLPEAAKNEPTLPGPAFAAHFHLPGEVDGPYTYGRDTNPTWDLLESAIGELEAPGQDGVETLVFASGMAAISAVLFSQLRAGDTVVLPDDCYQAMPLVQAQLEAYGIEVRTAPTAGDAQLDILDGARLLWIETPSNPGLDVCDIRRLVEAAHARGALVAVDNTLATPLGQRPLELGADFSVASGTKQLTGHGDVLLGYVTGREGEAMDAVRRWRKIVGAIAGPMEAWLAHRSIATLQMRVDRQNATALVLARALRQRPEVTGLRYPGLTDDPSHKIASQQMRRYGCVVSFTLPTRARADRFLDTLRLVDDATSFGGVRSTAERRRRWGGDDVPEGFIRFSVGAEDPEDLVADVLRALDESTD, encoded by the coding sequence ATGAGCGACAGGGCTGCGGACAAGGGAGAGGGCACGCGCGCGGTGCGCGCCGGACTGCCCGAGGCGGCCAAGAACGAGCCGACTCTGCCCGGTCCGGCCTTCGCCGCCCACTTCCATCTGCCCGGGGAGGTCGACGGCCCGTACACCTACGGCCGCGACACCAACCCGACCTGGGACCTGCTGGAAAGCGCCATTGGCGAGCTGGAGGCACCCGGGCAGGACGGCGTGGAGACGCTGGTCTTCGCCTCGGGCATGGCGGCCATATCCGCTGTGCTCTTCTCCCAACTGCGCGCGGGCGACACCGTGGTCCTGCCCGACGACTGCTACCAGGCAATGCCTCTGGTGCAGGCACAGCTGGAGGCGTACGGCATCGAGGTGCGCACCGCTCCGACCGCCGGTGACGCCCAGCTCGACATCCTGGACGGCGCGCGGCTGTTGTGGATCGAGACGCCGTCGAACCCAGGCCTCGACGTGTGCGACATCCGGCGGCTCGTCGAGGCGGCACACGCGCGTGGGGCGCTCGTAGCCGTCGACAACACGCTCGCCACTCCGCTCGGGCAGCGCCCGCTGGAGCTCGGCGCGGACTTCTCCGTGGCCAGCGGCACGAAGCAGCTCACGGGGCACGGAGACGTCCTCCTGGGGTACGTCACCGGCCGCGAGGGCGAGGCCATGGACGCCGTACGCCGTTGGCGGAAGATCGTCGGTGCGATCGCGGGACCGATGGAGGCCTGGCTCGCGCATCGTTCGATCGCCACGCTCCAGATGCGGGTCGACCGGCAGAACGCGACCGCGCTCGTGCTCGCCCGGGCATTGCGCCAACGGCCGGAGGTGACCGGGCTGCGCTATCCGGGTCTGACCGACGACCCGTCGCACAAGATCGCGTCGCAGCAGATGCGCCGCTATGGATGCGTGGTGTCCTTCACGCTGCCCACGCGGGCGCGTGCCGACCGTTTCCTCGACACCCTGCGGCTCGTGGACGACGCGACGAGCTTCGGCGGGGTGCGCTCCACGGCCGAGCGGCGTCGGCGCTGGGGTGGGGACGACGTGCCGGAGGGCTTCATCCGATTCTCGGTGGGGGCGGAGGATCCCGAGGATCTCGTGGCGGATGTGCTGCGTGCGCTGGACGAGTCGACGGACTGA
- a CDS encoding low molecular weight protein-tyrosine-phosphatase codes for MTYRVCFVCTGNICRSPMAESVFRARVAEAGLDGLVEVDSAGTGGWHEGDGADPRTVSVLEEHGYDGGHTARQFQPSWFSRLDLVIALDTGHLKALRHLAPTPQDAGKVRLLRSYDPAAGDELDVPDPYYGGLDGFEECLEMVEAASEGLLAEVREQTEGRVG; via the coding sequence ATGACCTACCGCGTCTGTTTCGTCTGCACGGGCAACATCTGCCGTTCCCCGATGGCGGAGTCGGTCTTCCGCGCCCGCGTGGCGGAGGCCGGCCTGGACGGTCTGGTCGAGGTCGACAGCGCCGGAACGGGCGGCTGGCACGAGGGCGACGGCGCCGACCCGCGCACCGTGTCCGTCCTGGAGGAGCACGGCTATGACGGCGGCCACACGGCCCGGCAGTTCCAGCCGTCCTGGTTCTCCCGCCTCGACCTCGTCATCGCCCTCGACACCGGCCACCTCAAGGCCCTGCGACACCTCGCACCCACCCCGCAGGATGCCGGGAAGGTACGGCTGCTGCGTTCGTACGACCCCGCCGCGGGCGACGAGCTCGACGTTCCGGACCCGTACTACGGGGGCCTGGACGGCTTCGAGGAGTGCCTTGAGATGGTGGAGGCGGCGAGCGAGGGTCTGCTCGCCGAGGTGCGCGAGCAGACGGAAGGACGGGTGGGATGA
- a CDS encoding phage holin family protein, with protein sequence MKNFVVKTIANAGALAVAVWLLDKITLTGDSTGKKVWTLILVALVFGLVNFLIKPVVQVLTFPLFILTLGLFTLIVNALMLLLTSWLADKLDLSFHVEGFWTAVLGGLIISIVAWALHVVLPDED encoded by the coding sequence ATGAAGAATTTCGTAGTCAAGACGATCGCCAACGCGGGTGCTCTGGCGGTCGCGGTGTGGCTGCTCGACAAGATCACCCTGACCGGTGACAGCACCGGCAAGAAGGTCTGGACGCTGATCCTCGTCGCCCTGGTCTTCGGCCTGGTGAACTTCCTGATCAAGCCGGTCGTGCAGGTACTGACCTTCCCGCTGTTCATCCTGACGCTCGGCCTGTTCACGCTGATCGTCAACGCGCTGATGCTGCTGCTCACGTCGTGGCTCGCCGACAAGCTCGACCTGAGCTTCCACGTCGAGGGGTTCTGGACCGCCGTCCTGGGCGGCCTGATCATCTCGATAGTGGCCTGGGCCCTGCACGTCGTCCTGCCCGACGAGGACTGA
- a CDS encoding cupin domain-containing protein, whose protein sequence is MKAFRLDELEAERAANDGAYLQFLRERNMSVGLYALDAGAQDPQQPHRQDEVYFVVSGRAAITVGMETTQVSRGSVVYVPAGVAHKFHHISEDLRVMVVFSPPES, encoded by the coding sequence ATGAAGGCATTCCGGTTGGATGAACTGGAGGCGGAGCGCGCCGCCAACGACGGTGCCTACCTGCAGTTCCTGCGGGAGCGGAACATGTCCGTCGGCCTGTACGCACTCGACGCGGGCGCCCAGGACCCACAGCAGCCGCACCGCCAGGACGAGGTCTACTTCGTGGTCAGCGGCCGCGCGGCGATCACCGTGGGCATGGAGACCACCCAGGTGTCGCGCGGCAGCGTGGTGTACGTACCGGCCGGGGTCGCCCACAAGTTCCATCACATCAGCGAGGACCTCAGGGTCATGGTGGTGTTCTCTCCCCCGGAGAGCTGA
- a CDS encoding DUF5326 family protein — MGEIFAGLPWWVKWIAVPVIALVVFGGLIATVVGFVIGLLFKLLVFVALVGGLVYVVRKFMSSSSSRSDW; from the coding sequence ATGGGAGAGATCTTCGCGGGGCTGCCGTGGTGGGTGAAGTGGATCGCTGTGCCGGTCATTGCCCTGGTCGTGTTCGGTGGGTTGATAGCCACGGTCGTCGGCTTCGTCATCGGCCTGCTCTTCAAGCTGCTGGTCTTCGTAGCCCTGGTCGGCGGACTCGTCTACGTCGTACGGAAGTTCATGTCGAGCTCCTCGTCGCGCAGCGACTGGTGA
- a CDS encoding IclR family transcriptional regulator has translation MGSVQRAMRLLESVAEHEHGAPAKQLARETGLALPTAYHLLRTLVHEGYLRRDKGLFFLGEAAERLSSSGAEQKRRSTVVEALAHWRDLIGVPVYYAQYRNGEIEVLCVSDSPGNPAVDEWADFRETGHAHAIGQCLLAQLDDEARRDHLDRYPVQSITPYTVRDGHSLLRRLERTARMEPVIERQEYALGTVCAAIPITLGNAAATMAISLPAHQADRLLAATQQLQEEIGRLMGSLAISISI, from the coding sequence ATCGGGTCCGTCCAGCGTGCGATGCGCCTGCTCGAGTCCGTCGCGGAGCACGAGCACGGAGCTCCCGCCAAGCAACTCGCCCGTGAGACCGGGCTGGCGCTCCCCACGGCGTACCACCTGCTGCGCACCCTCGTGCACGAGGGCTATCTGCGCCGTGACAAGGGCCTGTTCTTCCTCGGAGAGGCAGCCGAGCGGCTGAGCAGCAGCGGAGCCGAGCAGAAACGTCGCAGCACCGTCGTCGAGGCACTCGCGCACTGGCGCGACCTGATCGGTGTGCCGGTGTACTACGCGCAGTACCGGAACGGCGAGATCGAGGTCCTCTGCGTCTCCGACAGCCCTGGAAACCCGGCGGTCGATGAGTGGGCCGACTTCCGCGAGACCGGGCACGCGCACGCCATCGGACAGTGTCTCCTCGCCCAGCTCGACGACGAGGCTCGGCGTGATCACCTCGACCGGTACCCCGTGCAGTCCATCACCCCGTACACCGTGCGCGACGGGCACAGCCTGCTCCGGCGTCTCGAGCGGACCGCGCGGATGGAACCGGTGATCGAGCGTCAGGAGTACGCGCTGGGGACGGTGTGTGCGGCCATTCCGATCACATTGGGTAACGCCGCGGCCACGATGGCCATCTCCCTGCCCGCCCATCAGGCGGACCGGTTGCTGGCCGCAACCCAGCAACTGCAAGAGGAAATCGGGCGGCTGATGGGCTCGCTGGCGATCTCTATCAGTATCTGA
- a CDS encoding SsgA family sporulation/cell division regulator — MRESVQAEVMMSFLVSEELSFRIPVELRYEACDPYAVRLTFHLPGDDPVTWAFGRELLIDGVGRPCGEGDVRVSPAGSDLLGDVLIRLQVGGDQALFRSSTAPVIAFLDRTDKLVPLGQETALADFDTHLDEALDRILAEEQSAG; from the coding sequence ATGCGCGAGTCCGTACAGGCAGAGGTCATGATGAGCTTTCTCGTCTCGGAGGAGCTCTCCTTCCGCATTCCGGTGGAGCTGCGCTACGAGGCCTGCGATCCCTACGCAGTCCGGCTGACCTTCCATCTCCCGGGCGACGATCCAGTGACCTGGGCTTTCGGCCGTGAGCTGCTGATCGACGGGGTAGGTCGGCCATGTGGAGAGGGCGACGTGCGGGTCTCGCCCGCCGGTTCCGACCTGCTGGGCGACGTCCTGATCAGGCTTCAGGTCGGTGGTGATCAGGCACTGTTCCGCTCGTCGACGGCGCCGGTCATCGCGTTCCTCGACCGCACCGACAAGCTGGTGCCGCTGGGGCAGGAGACCGCGCTGGCCGATTTCGACACCCATCTCGACGAGGCGCTGGACCGGATCCTGGCGGAGGAACAGAGCGCGGGATGA
- a CDS encoding YibE/F family protein, translating into MTTTHQPPYPPPEPRRRPGSGNGPGPGPGNGSGGSFGNGGAGGWHEHEHGGPGGHNGQGYGYGPRAGGEGQGGGSDLGGDQSGGGRGGDDGHGHGHGDGLGHAHAQGGGSGSGSGGGHGHSHSHGPATPVSKHLRKVIAAILIPFGVAVVVGLAVLWPGGAPAHERTGVGFDRQTQQATVSKVVSVSCKSVNASGETPTGDTSTAEGSSAAQQANGTCKKATVRVDTGNDKGRTFTEIVQPDQPRQLHEGQKVVVAYEPSAPRDLQYSVADVNRRLPMGLLAGIFALAVVIVGRLRGVMALVALAISFLLLNFFVLPAILQGSNPLLVAVVGSSAIMLIALYMCHGLSARTSVAVLGTLISLILIGILGSQFIGWAALTGNTDDNTGLIHGLYPSIDMSGLLLAGVIIGSLGVLDDVTVTQTSAVWELHEANPTMGWRGLYRAGIRIGRDHIASVVNTLVLAYAGAALPLLLLFSIAQSSVGTVANSELVAEEIVRTLVGSIGLVASVPVTTVLAALVVSADRPAAVSAGAGTPVPVPATSASAGTADSRPVAARGGKGRRRRR; encoded by the coding sequence GTGACCACGACGCATCAGCCCCCGTACCCGCCTCCCGAGCCTCGGCGCCGACCGGGCTCCGGAAACGGCCCCGGGCCTGGCCCCGGCAATGGCTCCGGCGGGAGCTTCGGAAACGGCGGGGCCGGTGGCTGGCACGAGCATGAGCACGGCGGGCCGGGCGGGCACAACGGGCAGGGCTACGGGTACGGGCCCAGAGCCGGTGGCGAAGGCCAGGGCGGCGGCAGTGACCTGGGTGGCGACCAGAGTGGCGGGGGCCGGGGTGGTGATGACGGCCATGGGCACGGACACGGTGACGGGCTCGGGCACGCGCACGCTCAGGGGGGCGGTTCCGGGTCCGGCAGCGGTGGCGGGCACGGTCACAGTCACAGCCACGGACCGGCAACTCCCGTCTCCAAGCACCTGCGCAAGGTCATCGCGGCGATCCTCATCCCGTTCGGCGTTGCCGTGGTGGTGGGGCTGGCAGTGCTGTGGCCCGGTGGCGCCCCGGCGCACGAACGCACCGGGGTCGGCTTCGACCGGCAGACCCAGCAGGCCACTGTCAGCAAGGTCGTGAGCGTCAGCTGCAAGTCGGTGAACGCCTCGGGGGAGACCCCGACCGGAGACACCTCCACGGCCGAGGGCTCTTCCGCCGCGCAGCAGGCGAACGGCACCTGCAAGAAGGCGACCGTCCGGGTCGACACCGGCAACGACAAGGGCCGCACCTTCACGGAGATCGTCCAGCCGGACCAGCCTCGGCAGTTGCACGAGGGCCAGAAGGTCGTGGTCGCGTACGAACCCTCGGCGCCGAGGGATCTGCAGTACTCGGTCGCCGACGTGAACCGTAGGCTCCCCATGGGGCTGCTCGCCGGCATCTTCGCGCTCGCTGTGGTGATCGTCGGGCGACTGCGCGGTGTCATGGCACTGGTCGCTCTGGCCATCAGCTTCCTGCTGCTGAACTTCTTCGTCCTGCCCGCGATCCTGCAGGGCTCGAACCCGCTCCTCGTGGCGGTGGTCGGGTCGAGCGCCATCATGCTGATCGCCCTCTACATGTGCCACGGCCTGTCGGCCAGAACCTCCGTGGCGGTGCTGGGCACGCTGATCTCCCTGATTCTGATCGGCATCCTCGGATCGCAGTTCATCGGTTGGGCCGCGCTGACGGGCAACACGGACGACAACACCGGGCTCATCCATGGGCTGTATCCGTCGATCGACATGAGCGGCCTGCTGCTCGCCGGCGTCATCATCGGCTCGCTCGGTGTCCTCGACGACGTGACGGTCACGCAGACCTCGGCCGTCTGGGAGCTGCACGAGGCCAACCCGACGATGGGCTGGCGCGGGCTCTACCGCGCGGGTATCCGGATCGGGCGGGACCACATCGCCTCCGTCGTCAACACGCTCGTCCTCGCCTACGCGGGTGCCGCGCTGCCGCTGCTGCTGCTCTTCTCCATCGCCCAGTCCAGCGTGGGGACGGTCGCCAACAGTGAACTGGTGGCGGAGGAGATCGTGCGCACGCTGGTCGGCTCGATCGGCCTCGTCGCCTCGGTCCCGGTGACCACGGTCCTCGCGGCCCTGGTGGTCTCGGCGGACCGACCAGCGGCGGTGAGTGCGGGAGCGGGGACTCCCGTACCCGTACCGGCGACAAGCGCGAGCGCGGGCACGGCCGACAGCCGGCCGGTAGCGGCACGCGGTGGCAAGGGGCGGCGGCGCAGGCGCTGA
- the thiC gene encoding phosphomethylpyrimidine synthase ThiC, producing the protein MTIKDARTPASDQLDGEAGKSIGWHKAYIEGSRPDLRVPVRQVHLTNGQSVTLYDTSGPYTDPLTETDVRRGLAPLRDNWIIARGDTEEYAGRPVRPEDDGIKHTSPRGGLRNLDAVFPGRPRQPRRSRDGNAITQLAYARRGEITPEMEYVAIRENVSPEVVREEIAAGRAVLPANVNHPEIEPMIIGKRFLVKVNANIGNSAVTSSIEEEVEKMTWATRWGADTVMDLSTGRNIHTTREWVLRNSPVPIGTVPLYQALEKVDGRAEELTWEIYKDTVIEQAEQGVDYMTVHAGVRLPYVPLTANRKTGIVSRGGSIMAAWCLAHHKESFLYENFEELCEILAAYDVTYSLGDGLRPGSIADANDEAQFAELRTLGELNRIAKRFNVQTMIEGPGHVPMHKIKENIDLQQEICDEAPFYTLGPLTTDVAPAYDHITSGIGAAMIAWWGTAMLCYVTPKEHLGLPNRDDVKTGVITYKIAAHAADLAKGHPGAQEWDDALSDARFEFRWEDQFNLALDPDTAREFHDETLPAEPAKTAHFCSMCGPKFCSMKISQSITAQFGGTAAAGATAEEVAEGMLQKSKEFAASGNRVYLPLAD; encoded by the coding sequence ATGACCATCAAGGACGCGCGCACGCCTGCCTCCGATCAGCTCGACGGGGAGGCCGGGAAGTCCATCGGCTGGCACAAGGCGTACATCGAGGGCTCGCGCCCAGATCTGCGGGTGCCGGTCCGTCAGGTGCACCTCACCAACGGGCAGTCGGTCACGCTGTACGACACGTCCGGCCCGTACACCGATCCGCTCACCGAGACGGATGTCCGACGGGGACTTGCGCCTCTGCGGGACAATTGGATCATCGCCCGCGGGGACACCGAGGAGTACGCGGGACGTCCCGTGCGTCCCGAGGACGACGGGATCAAGCACACCTCACCGCGGGGTGGCCTCCGTAACCTCGACGCGGTCTTCCCGGGGCGGCCACGCCAGCCGCGCCGGAGCCGTGACGGCAACGCGATCACGCAGCTCGCCTACGCCCGTCGCGGTGAGATCACACCGGAGATGGAGTACGTGGCCATCCGGGAGAACGTCTCTCCCGAGGTCGTCCGCGAGGAGATCGCGGCGGGGCGTGCGGTGCTGCCCGCGAACGTCAACCACCCGGAGATCGAGCCGATGATCATCGGCAAGCGGTTCCTGGTGAAGGTCAACGCCAACATCGGCAACTCCGCGGTGACGTCCTCCATCGAGGAGGAGGTGGAGAAGATGACCTGGGCCACTCGCTGGGGCGCCGACACGGTCATGGACCTGTCCACCGGCCGCAACATCCACACCACTCGCGAGTGGGTACTGCGCAACTCCCCCGTCCCCATCGGCACGGTGCCGCTCTACCAGGCGCTGGAGAAGGTCGACGGCCGCGCCGAGGAGCTGACCTGGGAGATCTACAAGGACACGGTCATCGAACAGGCCGAGCAGGGCGTGGACTACATGACGGTCCACGCGGGCGTGCGCCTGCCGTACGTACCACTGACGGCCAATCGCAAGACCGGCATCGTCTCGCGTGGCGGCTCGATCATGGCGGCCTGGTGCCTCGCGCACCACAAGGAGTCGTTCCTGTACGAGAACTTCGAGGAGTTGTGCGAGATCCTCGCCGCCTACGACGTCACGTACTCGCTCGGCGACGGTCTCAGGCCGGGGTCGATCGCTGACGCCAACGACGAGGCGCAGTTCGCGGAGTTGCGCACGCTCGGGGAACTCAACCGGATCGCCAAGCGTTTCAACGTACAGACCATGATCGAGGGCCCGGGACACGTCCCGATGCACAAGATCAAGGAGAACATCGACCTTCAGCAGGAGATCTGCGATGAAGCTCCGTTCTATACGCTCGGCCCGCTGACCACCGACGTCGCACCGGCCTACGACCACATCACCTCCGGCATCGGCGCCGCCATGATCGCCTGGTGGGGCACCGCGATGCTCTGCTACGTCACGCCCAAGGAGCACCTGGGCCTGCCCAACCGGGACGACGTCAAGACGGGTGTCATCACCTACAAGATCGCCGCCCATGCGGCCGATCTCGCCAAGGGACACCCCGGCGCCCAGGAATGGGACGACGCCCTCTCCGACGCCCGCTTCGAGTTCCGCTGGGAGGACCAGTTCAACCTGGCCCTCGACCCCGACACGGCCCGGGAGTTCCACGACGAGACTCTCCCGGCCGAACCGGCCAAGACGGCTCACTTCTGCTCCATGTGCGGGCCGAAGTTCTGCTCGATGAAGATCAGTCAAAGCATCACAGCGCAGTTCGGCGGTACGGCGGCCGCGGGAGCGACGGCCGAGGAGGTCGCTGAGGGCATGCTCCAGAAGTCGAAGGAGTTCGCGGCGAGCGGGAACCGGGTGTATCTGCCGCTCGCGGACTGA